In one window of Macaca thibetana thibetana isolate TM-01 chromosome 5, ASM2454274v1, whole genome shotgun sequence DNA:
- the FGF5 gene encoding fibroblast growth factor 5 isoform X1, with translation MSKKGKLHASAKFTDDCKFRERFQENSYNTYASAIHRTEKTGREWYVALNKRGKAKRGCSPRVKPQHISTHFLPRFKQSEQPELSFTVTVPEKKKPPSPIKPKVPLSAPRKNTNTVKYRLKFRFG, from the coding sequence GCCAAGTTCACAGATGACTGCAAGTTCAGGGAGCGTTTTCAAGAAAACAGCTATAATACCTATGCCTCAGCAATACATAGAACTGAAAAAACAGGGCGGGAGTGGTATGTGGCCCtgaataaaagaggaaaagccAAACGAGGGTGCAGCCCCCGGGTTAAACCCCAGCACATCTCTACCCATTTTCTCCCAAGATTCAAGCAGTCGGAGCAGCCAGAACTTTCTTTCACGGTTACTGTTCCTGAAAAGAAAAAGCCACCTAGCCCTATCAAGCCAAAGGTTCCCCTTTCTGCACCTCGGAAAAATaccaacacagtgaaatacaGACTCAAGTTTCGCTTTGGATAA